In Toxoplasma gondii ME49 chromosome VIII, whole genome shotgun sequence, a single genomic region encodes these proteins:
- a CDS encoding 3-ketoacyl-CoA reductase, putative (encoded by transcript TGME49_271888~Predicted trans-membrane domain (TMHMM2.0):19-42:62-85), producing the protein MDLFSCGCIKALNSHVQALIGACPFVQLAATTLGLALLCCVSLALMRRGFKILFTRKFQLDKFGEWAVVTGATDGIGKAMAIQMAKKGMKIFLISRNEERLRQTEQDLQAAVPALRGVKSFAVDFSEGSTESLFQKLDAALKNLDVGILVNNVGVSYPHAMFYDELDLETLDQLINVNVRSTLVTTRVLYPGMVSRRRGAIICVGSGASEIASDPLYCAYSATKGAAEAFCRSLQPECASKNILVQCHVPLLVTTKLSKMRKTNLMTPSTEKYAKAAVAAIENGSLRGPTTISPYCVHRCIIWLSNAVPRRIWEAAYLPRCLSIRKRALKKKEQQAEAKKDM; encoded by the exons ATGGATCTCTTCAGTTGCGGGTGCATTAAGGCACTGAACAGCCACGTGCAAGCCCTCATAGGGGCTTGCCCGTTCGTCCAGCTCGCAGCGACGACGCTcggcctcgctctcctctgctgTGTGTCGCTGGCGCTTATGCGCCGAGGCTTCAAG ATCCTGTTCACCCGGAAATTCCAACTCGACAAATTCGGCGAGTGGGCTGTGGTAACCGGTGCCACAGACGGCATCGGCAAGGCGATGGCAATCCAGATGGCCAAGAAGGGCATGAAAATTTTCCTCATttcgagaaacgaggagcgTCTCCGACAGACGGAACAGGAC CTTCAAGCGGCTGTCCCTGCCTTGAGAGGAGTGAAGAGTTTCGCAGTGGATTTCTCTGAGGGCTCGACAGAAAGTCTCTTCCAGAAATTGGATGCGGCACTGAAGAACCTCGACGTGGGAATTCTCGTCAACAACGTCGGCGTCAGTTATCCGCATGCAATG TTTTACGACGAGCTAGATCTGGAGACTCTCGATCAGCTTATCAATGTCAATGTCAGGTCTACACTGGTGACGACCCGGGTGCTGTACCCAG GCATGGTCAGTCGCAGACGGGGCGCCATCATTTGTGTGGGGAGTGGAGCTTCGGAGATCGCTAGCGATCCTCTCTATTGCGCCTACTCGGCAACAAAAGGTGCGGCAGAGGCTTTCTGCCGTTCTCTCCAG CCGGAATGTGCTAGCAAAAACATTTTGGTTCAGTGCCATGTGCCGCTCTTGGTCACGACGAAACTGTCCAAAATGCGCAAGACGAACCTGATGACCCCCAGCACCGAGAA aTACGCGAAAGCCGCTGTGGCAGCCATTGAGAACGGGAGCCTGCGTGGCCCGACAACCATTTCCCCTTACTGCGTCCATCGCTGCATTATTTGGCTGTCCAACGCCGTTCCTCGGAGGATCTGGGAGGCCGCCTACCTGCCTCGGTGTCTGTCTATTCGCAAACGCGCgctgaaaaagaaggaacagcaA GCGGAGGCTAAGAAGGACATGTAA
- a CDS encoding hypothetical protein (encoded by transcript TGME49_271892), translating to MLAPSTTRLPHTLVSKMERSDQVRVPHPEFNKWFPRCVPRELRVNPSIRIFCFHGAGMDLTVWTGVGTPKAPTVNPLVSFCEKEGAQLLAVQLPGRSLRSKEPVPATIQKCVSQLLDVIAPLEELRGWSCNEILFQSDLWAAYGKLLRADHLLLDDYIPTKREEPLGVPCSIFRARGDLKLQSPSHFVNWFSLVEGSSTTREEQNVNPAQLRSDDHSGILRDQQGDSRIVDCTLRETDVRKNETESTGKAGPDADTALSSGLQRGYAARIGVLEGTHGLMYDPECRAKFFERILELVEQSLLDLMYDGM from the exons ATGCTGGCTCCGTCCACAACACGCCTCCCGCACACGTTAGTCTCGAAGATGGAGCGTTCGGATCAAGTACGAGTCCCACACCCAGAATTCAACAAGTGGTTTCCACGTTGCGTCCCGCGAGAACTGAGGGTGAATCCATCAATCCGAATCTTTTGTTTCCATGGAGCTG GAATGGACTTGACCGTGTGGACCGGCGTTGGTACTCCGAAGGCGCCTACCGTAAATCCTCTTGTTAGCTTCtgcgagaaagaaggtgCACAGCTGCTTGCCGTGCAGCTGCCCGGCCGTAGTCTCAGAAGTAAAGAACCGGTCCCCGCCACGATCCAGAAATGCGTCAGTCAGCTTCTCGATGTTATCGCTCCTCTA GAGGAGCTTCGGGGATGGAGCTGCAACGAAATTCTTTTCCAGTCCGATCTCTGGGCAGCTTACGGCAAGCTCTTGCGAGCCGACCACTTGCTGTTGGACGACTACATTCCTaccaagagagaagaacctcTCG GTGTGCCATGCTCGATTTTCCGAGCGCGAGGAGATCTGAAACTGCAGAGCCCCTCGCATTTTGTTAATTGGTTTTCCTTGGTCGAGGGAAGTTCCACAAcacgagaagaacagaacgTCAACCCAGCGCAGCTTCGCTCGGATGACCACTCTGGCATCTTGCGTGACCAGCAAGGCGATTCACGCATTGTGGACTGTACGTTGCGTGAAACCGATgtcagaaaaaacgagacagagtcTACCGGAAAAGCAGGACCTGACGCAGATACCGCCCTTAGTTCTGGTCTGCAACGGGGATATGCCGCCCGCATTGGCGTGCTCGAAGGCACCCATGGCCTCATGTACGATCCAGAGTGTCGCGCTAAGTTCTTCGAACGCATTTTGGAACTCGTTGAACAAAGTCTTCTTGACCTGATGTACGATGGTATGTAA